One genomic region from Thermoleptolyngbya sichuanensis A183 encodes:
- a CDS encoding acylphosphatase — translation MTHAQPPRAVRAVGDWVRAHVWISGKVQGVGYRFSTCDTATLLKINGWVRNLADGRVEAVFEGPGDRVQEMIRWCHQGPPTAVVKDVAVQYESPEHLRGFELRR, via the coding sequence ATGACACATGCACAACCACCAAGGGCTGTGAGGGCTGTAGGCGACTGGGTGCGGGCCCATGTCTGGATTTCGGGCAAAGTGCAGGGGGTAGGTTACCGCTTTTCGACCTGTGATACGGCAACACTGCTCAAGATCAACGGCTGGGTGCGAAATCTAGCAGATGGGCGCGTTGAGGCCGTGTTTGAGGGGCCGGGCGATCGCGTTCAGGAAATGATTCGCTGGTGCCATCAGGGGCCACCGACAGCGGTCGTAAAAGACGTGGCAGTGCAATATGAATCGCCGGAACACTTACGGGGCTTTGAGCTAAGGCGGTAG
- a CDS encoding glycosyltransferase family 4 protein — MRILIYSYNYSPEPIGIAPLMTELAEGLVQRGHEVRVVTGMPNYPQRRIYPGYRGRLYQTRVENGVRVQRCYVWIRPRPGLLGRVLLDGSFVITSVVQALWGFRPDVILLTTPPLPVSVPAALLGKIYRCPVVLNVQDILPEAAVRLGIVKNRLAIRAFEALERFAYRTATAIAVIADGFAQNLINKGVSPQKLTCIPNWVDVNFIRPMPPAENRFRRQHGLQEKFIVLYAGNIALTQGMETVVEAAALLRDLPDLIVAIVGEREACQQLQDYAGQCHADNVQFFDFQPREQLPHLMAAADVGLVVQRKNVVSFNMPSKFQLLLASGCPVVASAPMEGELAKLVLHSEAGTVVQPEQPEQLAEMLRSVYHDAPQRAAWAHQGRQYALQHYRFEQAIAAYEQLFHSLTGLTEPGTAAIAPPPTPTATPPAALLPNGSSPSSVPSSVPNSLPSSTSNSSTANGSMPSGSTSDSPTNSTEPARRQS, encoded by the coding sequence ATGCGAATTCTGATCTATTCCTACAACTATTCTCCAGAGCCGATTGGAATTGCGCCGCTGATGACCGAGCTAGCCGAAGGCCTAGTACAGCGAGGACATGAGGTGCGCGTGGTGACGGGGATGCCCAACTATCCGCAGCGGCGCATTTACCCTGGCTATCGCGGACGGCTGTATCAAACGCGGGTAGAAAACGGCGTGCGAGTACAGCGCTGCTATGTCTGGATTCGGCCGCGACCGGGGCTGCTGGGGCGGGTGCTGCTGGATGGCAGCTTTGTGATTACGAGCGTCGTGCAGGCGCTATGGGGCTTTCGACCGGATGTAATTCTGCTGACCACTCCGCCGCTGCCCGTCAGCGTGCCTGCGGCGCTGTTAGGGAAGATTTACCGCTGTCCGGTGGTGCTAAACGTGCAGGATATCTTGCCGGAAGCGGCGGTGCGGCTGGGCATTGTGAAAAATCGGCTGGCCATTCGCGCGTTCGAGGCGCTTGAGCGATTTGCCTACCGCACCGCAACGGCGATCGCCGTGATTGCCGACGGCTTTGCTCAAAACCTGATAAACAAGGGCGTGTCGCCCCAAAAGTTAACCTGTATTCCCAATTGGGTAGACGTAAACTTTATTCGCCCGATGCCGCCAGCCGAGAACCGATTCCGCCGGCAGCACGGCTTGCAAGAAAAATTTATCGTGCTGTATGCAGGCAACATTGCTCTGACGCAGGGCATGGAAACGGTGGTTGAGGCCGCAGCGCTGCTGCGCGATTTGCCCGATTTAATCGTTGCGATTGTGGGCGAGCGCGAAGCCTGTCAGCAGTTGCAGGACTATGCGGGGCAGTGCCATGCAGACAACGTGCAGTTTTTTGACTTTCAGCCGCGAGAACAATTGCCCCATCTGATGGCAGCGGCCGATGTAGGGCTGGTGGTGCAGCGCAAAAATGTGGTGAGTTTTAACATGCCGTCGAAGTTTCAACTGCTGCTGGCCAGCGGCTGCCCAGTGGTGGCTTCGGCCCCGATGGAGGGTGAGCTGGCAAAACTCGTGCTGCACAGCGAGGCGGGAACGGTCGTGCAGCCGGAGCAGCCAGAGCAACTGGCAGAAATGCTGCGCTCGGTCTATCACGATGCGCCGCAGCGGGCCGCGTGGGCTCACCAAGGGCGACAGTATGCCCTCCAGCACTATCGCTTTGAGCAGGCGATCGCCGCCTATGAACAGCTATTCCACTCGCTGACCGGTTTGACAGAGCCAGGAACAGCGGCGATCGCCCCACCCCCTACGCCCACTGCCACGCCACCCGCCGCCCTGCTGCCCAATGGTTCATCACCCAGTTCAGTGCCTAGTTCAGTGCCTAATTCACTACCTAGTTCAACGTCTAACAGTTCAACCGCTAACGGTTCCATGCCCAGCGGATCAACGTCTGACAGCCCCACGAATTCCACCGAGCCAGCCCGTCGCCAATCCTAG
- the yqeK gene encoding bis(5'-nucleosyl)-tetraphosphatase (symmetrical) YqeK: MVDLDDDTLRSRILSWLEAQVPASRVQHVLGVEQMAIALAHVHNLDPQRAALAALLHDLAKYFKPQTLLSIADEAGLPLDPVDEANPHLLHADVGAIVAQREFGVTDADVLAAIANHTLGRPGMSALSCVVFLADTLEPGRGNTDELRHLRTVSQQNLTQAVWMTCDYTFKHLLDAGHLIHPRALQTRNWFLQADSGRWRSPAAEAYRPAT; encoded by the coding sequence ATGGTTGATTTAGACGACGACACGCTGCGGAGCCGCATCCTGAGCTGGCTAGAGGCGCAGGTTCCAGCCTCGCGGGTGCAGCATGTGCTTGGGGTCGAGCAGATGGCGATCGCCCTGGCCCATGTTCATAATCTCGATCCACAGCGGGCAGCCCTGGCAGCACTGCTGCATGATTTGGCGAAATACTTCAAACCCCAAACGCTGCTGAGCATTGCGGACGAGGCGGGGCTGCCGCTCGATCCGGTAGATGAAGCCAATCCCCACCTGCTCCATGCCGACGTGGGGGCGATCGTGGCGCAGCGAGAATTTGGCGTGACCGATGCCGACGTGTTGGCGGCGATCGCCAACCATACTCTCGGTCGTCCCGGCATGAGCGCCCTTAGCTGTGTTGTGTTTTTGGCAGACACGCTAGAACCGGGTCGCGGCAACACCGACGAACTGCGTCATCTGCGAACCGTGAGTCAGCAAAATTTAACGCAAGCAGTTTGGATGACCTGCGACTATACCTTCAAACACCTGCTGGACGCTGGACATTTAATTCATCCCCGCGCCCTGCAAACCCGAAACTGGTTTCTCCAGGCAGATTCGGGGCGATGGCGCAGCCCCGCTGCCGAGGCATATCGCCCTGCAACTTGA
- the rsfS gene encoding ribosome silencing factor, which translates to MTHESPLEALLSTRLAADASAPHLTLETDSSSDDLALAIAQAADDRKGGDIVLLKVADVSYLADYFVLVTGFSHVQVRAIANSIEQTVKEKLQRVPVRIEGQAEGNWVLIDYGDVIAHIFLEKDREFYNLEAFWGHAERLSFAALQSASPSAKG; encoded by the coding sequence ATGACCCATGAATCTCCGCTAGAGGCCCTGCTTTCTACTCGGTTGGCTGCCGATGCATCCGCCCCTCACCTCACCCTCGAAACCGACTCCAGCAGCGATGACCTAGCGCTGGCGATCGCCCAGGCCGCCGACGACCGCAAAGGCGGCGACATTGTGCTGCTGAAGGTGGCTGATGTGTCTTACCTGGCAGATTATTTTGTGCTGGTGACGGGCTTTTCGCATGTGCAGGTGAGGGCGATCGCCAACAGCATTGAGCAAACGGTGAAGGAAAAACTCCAGCGAGTGCCCGTGCGAATCGAGGGGCAAGCCGAAGGCAATTGGGTACTCATCGACTACGGCGATGTGATTGCCCACATCTTCCTTGAAAAAGACCGCGAGTTCTACAACCTGGAAGCGTTTTGGGGACACGCCGAGCGGCTGTCTTTTGCGGCACTGCAAAGCGCAAGCCCCTCTGCAAAAGGCTAG